A genomic window from Cloacibacillus sp. includes:
- the nusG gene encoding transcription termination/antitermination protein NusG, protein MSELFGNTQERRWYIVQTYSGYENKVKANIDQRIATMGMEDRIFRVLVPMEEKVTIKEGKTKRVKRKVFPSYVLVEMILEDQSWYVVRHTPGVTGFVGSGNHPIPLSPKEAEDILHKIGKDAKPKVEVDLKPGDMVQMKSGPFAGSTGPVVEVDPDKAKIKFRITVFGRETDVEADYSDLEKI, encoded by the coding sequence ATGAGCGAATTATTCGGAAATACACAGGAACGCCGCTGGTACATCGTACAGACCTACTCAGGATATGAGAATAAGGTCAAGGCAAACATTGATCAGCGCATAGCCACCATGGGCATGGAGGACAGGATATTCAGAGTTCTCGTCCCCATGGAGGAAAAAGTCACCATAAAAGAGGGAAAGACCAAACGTGTAAAAAGGAAGGTCTTCCCCAGCTATGTGCTTGTGGAAATGATACTTGAAGATCAATCCTGGTATGTCGTTCGCCATACTCCCGGAGTCACCGGTTTCGTCGGCTCCGGCAACCACCCAATACCGCTCTCGCCCAAAGAGGCGGAGGACATCCTTCATAAGATAGGGAAAGACGCAAAACCAAAGGTAGAGGTGGATCTCAAACCAGGCGACATGGTGCAGATGAAGTCCGGCCCCTTCGCCGGCAGCACCGGCCCCGTCGTAGAGGTTGACCCGGATAAGGCAAAAATCAAATTCCGGATAACGGTCTTCGGGAGAGAAACAGACGTAGAGGCGGATTACAGCGATCTCGAAAAGATCTGA
- a CDS encoding nitrilase-related carbon-nitrogen hydrolase, with translation MKEKNIRVAMVQIPVKLGERKTNYETVERWFSKYYSPSETTTACVLPELWDVGYALDSVPALADRDGEEAINFLSRLSKKYNCWFTGGSIMASQNHNYYNRSLIVNPRGELVTFYDKTHLVPFITVEDGVFTHGDKPCLYEVDGIKCGSIICYDIRFPEWIRIYALKGAELLFICSQWTRNRMDLYRTMIRAHAIENMFYTVAVNNCDYSGDIDFGGGSFVSDPSGEVLAECSGTEDGLFAKIDVTKLKENRDYLKVFEKRLPHLYRDLVN, from the coding sequence GTGAAAGAAAAAAATATCAGAGTCGCTATGGTACAAATCCCGGTCAAGCTGGGAGAAAGAAAAACCAACTATGAGACAGTGGAACGATGGTTCTCAAAATATTATTCCCCGTCGGAGACAACGACGGCCTGCGTTCTCCCAGAGTTGTGGGATGTTGGATATGCTTTGGATTCGGTTCCTGCTCTGGCAGACCGAGATGGCGAAGAAGCGATAAATTTTTTGAGCAGGCTCTCAAAAAAATATAATTGCTGGTTTACCGGAGGCTCTATCATGGCCTCGCAGAATCATAACTATTACAACCGTTCATTAATAGTCAATCCCCGCGGCGAACTCGTCACCTTCTATGATAAGACTCACCTTGTGCCTTTCATCACCGTCGAAGACGGAGTATTCACCCATGGAGACAAGCCCTGCCTATACGAAGTGGACGGGATAAAATGCGGGAGCATTATTTGCTATGACATACGCTTCCCGGAATGGATAAGGATATACGCGCTCAAAGGGGCGGAGCTGCTTTTTATTTGCAGCCAATGGACGAGAAACAGAATGGACCTCTATCGCACGATGATCCGTGCCCACGCCATCGAAAACATGTTTTATACCGTTGCGGTAAATAATTGCGATTATTCTGGAGATATAGATTTTGGCGGAGGCTCTTTCGTTTCCGATCCGTCAGGCGAAGTCCTTGCTGAATGCTCCGGTACCGAAGACGGTCTCTTCGCCAAAATAGATGTTACAAAACTTAAAGAAAATCGCGACTATCTTAAAGTTTTTGAAAAAAGACTGCCCCACCTCTATAGAGATTTAGTGAACTAG
- a CDS encoding DctP family TRAP transporter solute-binding subunit, which yields MKKLFTVAAALSLLFSTCTASLAAIELKLSHSGPTPSVGATNDEGCKAFKKYVEEKSKGEIKVKIFPNNQLGNEREQLEGTQMGTIQLCSITSGTLSNLDKQMLALDIPYLFANKATAYKFLDGPMGTKLRKDFGVKTDTMLLAFGENGFRHFTNRVRNIKSPADLKGLKIRTMENPVHIAMMRSMGVTPTPIPFGELYTALSQGVVDGQENPVSLIESSRLHEVQKYLTLDGHFYSPFVLIMNNDSYKKLSPEQKKIVAGGASAWSAKQREFNAMDEKRSLVNMKKAGVVITELNPQQLNEFKKVTQAGAIPLIEKEAGKNLIKQVLDASAKAAK from the coding sequence ATGAAAAAACTATTTACCGTTGCCGCTGCACTGTCACTGCTTTTTTCAACATGCACCGCGTCTCTTGCCGCAATCGAGCTCAAATTAAGCCATTCAGGGCCTACGCCTTCAGTCGGCGCTACAAATGATGAGGGTTGTAAAGCGTTTAAAAAATATGTCGAAGAAAAGTCCAAAGGCGAGATAAAAGTAAAGATATTCCCCAATAACCAGTTGGGCAATGAGAGAGAACAGCTTGAAGGCACGCAGATGGGTACGATCCAGCTTTGCTCCATTACCTCTGGCACTCTTTCCAATCTGGATAAGCAAATGCTGGCTCTGGACATCCCTTACCTTTTCGCTAACAAAGCGACAGCGTATAAATTTTTAGATGGTCCCATGGGAACAAAATTACGCAAAGATTTCGGTGTGAAGACCGATACGATGCTGCTTGCGTTTGGAGAAAACGGTTTCAGGCATTTTACAAACAGAGTGCGCAACATAAAGTCGCCCGCAGATCTCAAGGGGCTTAAAATCAGAACGATGGAAAATCCGGTCCATATAGCAATGATGCGTTCAATGGGCGTCACTCCCACGCCCATTCCGTTTGGTGAACTCTATACGGCGCTTTCACAGGGCGTGGTCGATGGTCAGGAAAACCCTGTATCTCTCATCGAATCAAGCCGTCTGCACGAAGTCCAGAAATACCTGACGCTTGACGGTCATTTTTACAGCCCCTTCGTGCTTATCATGAACAACGACAGCTATAAAAAACTTTCGCCGGAGCAGAAGAAGATCGTGGCTGGAGGCGCCTCCGCTTGGAGTGCAAAACAGCGCGAGTTCAACGCAATGGATGAAAAGCGTTCTCTTGTAAACATGAAAAAAGCAGGAGTCGTCATTACCGAGCTGAACCCGCAGCAGCTCAATGAATTTAAGAAGGTTACACAGGCCGGAGCTATTCCCCTTATCGAAAAAGAGGCTGGCAAAAACCTGATAAAACAAGTTCTTGACGCCTCGGCCAAGGCTGCGAAGTAG
- the rplJ gene encoding 50S ribosomal protein L10, with the protein MPTQAKRENIDMLAEALKRSDAVFITEYRGLTVKKISAVRKLIRQAGGEMKVCKNTLMRIAMQETGITQASDIDFGPNGYVLSYGDAAAVAKAIRDFAKEKGNEALVIKGAILGGQKVLTKEQVFALADLPSREQLLAQVVGTLAAPLRGLVTVLSAPQRDFVTVLSKIKDQKESAA; encoded by the coding sequence ATGCCGACACAAGCAAAACGTGAAAATATTGACATGCTGGCAGAGGCTCTGAAAAGGAGCGACGCAGTATTCATTACAGAATACCGCGGACTGACAGTCAAAAAAATCAGCGCCGTGCGCAAACTCATCCGCCAGGCCGGCGGTGAGATGAAGGTCTGCAAAAATACCCTCATGCGCATTGCAATGCAGGAGACTGGAATCACACAGGCTTCTGACATCGACTTCGGACCCAACGGATATGTACTCTCCTATGGAGACGCAGCCGCCGTAGCGAAAGCCATACGCGACTTTGCAAAAGAAAAGGGCAACGAAGCCCTCGTAATCAAAGGCGCCATTCTTGGCGGACAGAAGGTCCTCACGAAGGAACAGGTATTCGCACTTGCGGACCTGCCCTCAAGAGAACAGCTTCTTGCCCAGGTGGTGGGAACGCTGGCAGCTCCGCTCCGCGGACTTGTCACAGTGCTTTCCGCACCGCAGAGGGATTTTGTCACAGTCCTCTCCAAGATCAAAGATCAAAAAGAATCCGCGGCATAA
- a CDS encoding zinc ribbon domain-containing protein, which yields MLKAFTRNYEDNSTEAGFQFTFYCDICNDGFKSSFIASESGKKGSFLRSVGEGAGLLGNLFGGSVQDLGWNMSRGADILSQKFTGMSAEWQKEHEAAFDAAQLEAQAHFHRCHGCHKWICSADFNEDEGLCTECAPREKTAVAKARAEALRNNLAEAAASATVWTGKLESQTITCPSCGKPAGNGKFCTECGADLSMKKCQKCGAMLAKGTKFCGECGAKLEG from the coding sequence ATGTTAAAGGCGTTTACGAGAAATTATGAAGATAATTCTACAGAGGCCGGATTTCAGTTCACCTTCTACTGCGATATCTGCAACGACGGTTTTAAATCTTCCTTTATCGCCTCGGAGAGCGGTAAAAAAGGCTCTTTCCTGCGCAGCGTGGGAGAGGGCGCGGGGCTGCTTGGCAATCTTTTCGGCGGCTCGGTCCAAGACCTTGGATGGAACATGAGCCGTGGCGCTGACATCCTTTCGCAGAAATTTACCGGCATGAGCGCCGAATGGCAAAAAGAACACGAAGCCGCCTTTGACGCCGCGCAGCTAGAGGCGCAGGCCCATTTCCACCGCTGTCACGGCTGCCATAAATGGATATGTTCCGCGGACTTCAACGAGGACGAAGGGCTTTGCACCGAATGCGCCCCTCGAGAAAAGACCGCGGTAGCCAAGGCAAGAGCCGAGGCGCTGAGAAACAACTTAGCCGAAGCTGCCGCCAGCGCGACAGTATGGACCGGCAAACTGGAAAGCCAGACGATCACCTGCCCGTCATGCGGCAAGCCGGCGGGAAACGGCAAATTCTGCACTGAATGCGGCGCGGACCTTTCTATGAAGAAATGCCAAAAATGCGGCGCGATGCTTGCCAAAGGAACAAAATTTTGCGGAGAGTGCGGCGCGAAGCTGGAAGGCTGA
- the rplA gene encoding 50S ribosomal protein L1, which produces MAKIGKRYKALLEKVDLAKQYPLSEAVALAKECATAKFDESLEIHIRLGVDPRHADQQVRSTIVLPFGTGHTKKVAVLALGDKQKEALDAGADIVGGEDLVAEIQNGRLDFDAVIATPDIMKVAGRLGKVLGPRGLMPSAKTNTVTFDVADAIKEIKAGRVEFRVDKTAITHNAVGKASFPVENLYGNIKALLRAIVKARPAAVKGTYVKGITLTSTMGVGIQVDPLQAQKEIAAE; this is translated from the coding sequence ATGGCAAAAATAGGAAAACGTTATAAGGCGCTGCTCGAAAAAGTAGATCTTGCAAAGCAGTACCCTCTCTCAGAGGCTGTTGCCCTCGCGAAAGAATGCGCTACGGCAAAGTTTGACGAGAGCCTTGAGATCCATATTCGTCTGGGCGTTGATCCCCGTCACGCAGACCAGCAGGTACGCAGCACGATAGTGCTGCCCTTCGGAACTGGCCATACCAAAAAGGTTGCCGTTCTTGCGCTTGGAGACAAGCAGAAGGAAGCTCTGGATGCGGGCGCGGACATCGTCGGCGGCGAAGATCTGGTTGCAGAGATCCAGAACGGCAGACTTGATTTTGATGCGGTAATCGCCACACCGGATATCATGAAGGTAGCAGGACGTCTCGGCAAAGTCCTCGGCCCCCGCGGCCTCATGCCGAGCGCGAAGACCAATACCGTCACATTCGATGTTGCCGATGCCATCAAAGAGATCAAGGCCGGTCGTGTTGAGTTCCGCGTCGACAAGACGGCAATCACCCATAATGCGGTAGGAAAGGCCTCTTTCCCCGTCGAGAACCTCTACGGAAACATCAAGGCGCTTCTCCGCGCCATCGTAAAGGCCCGCCCGGCAGCCGTAAAGGGAACCTATGTCAAGGGCATCACCCTGACGTCAACAATGGGCGTCGGCATTCAAGTCGACCCGCTCCAGGCACAGAAAGAGATCGCGGCCGAATAG
- a CDS encoding TRAP transporter large permease has protein sequence MVSQVLFCALAVLCIMNVPLAICMGAASFLAVWADGSIPPLLIVQRMFTGSDSFTLLAIPLFMIAGRLMEWGGISKRLIDLSMNVVGGAYGGLANVSILACMFFAAISGSAPATVVAIGSIMVPAMVKEGYGKAFSAAILAAAGIIGVIIPPSILFVSYGVSLGVSIGKLFVAGVIPGIIMGLSLMVLCYFICRARGWKSHIERVPGGLRKSLKNSIWGLMMPIIILGGIYGGLFTPTESAAVACVYSLFVGFVIYKELSIKNVYISFYEAGTTSAMVLLIIATATAMGWIMTTEQIPLKVAEGLSSLANNKYSLLMFLNIMLLITGCLMEPNAAIIILGPIFLPLLQQANIDLIHFGVVMVVNMAIGMLTPPLGVNLFVAQSLQKDTTVKSIIFAVSPMIVVLLLDLLLVTYLPVLSTVLLKYVNV, from the coding sequence ATGGTTTCGCAAGTCCTTTTTTGCGCGCTGGCGGTCCTTTGTATAATGAATGTTCCTCTGGCAATCTGCATGGGAGCCGCTTCGTTTCTGGCGGTATGGGCAGACGGCTCTATCCCCCCGCTTCTTATCGTCCAGAGGATGTTTACCGGCTCTGATTCTTTCACGCTGCTTGCAATCCCGCTCTTTATGATTGCTGGAAGGCTTATGGAATGGGGCGGTATTTCTAAAAGGCTCATAGATTTATCAATGAATGTGGTAGGCGGCGCCTATGGCGGCCTTGCTAACGTTTCTATCTTGGCCTGTATGTTTTTTGCCGCAATCTCAGGTTCCGCTCCTGCAACAGTTGTCGCGATCGGTTCCATTATGGTTCCTGCAATGGTCAAAGAAGGATACGGCAAAGCGTTTTCTGCGGCAATATTGGCCGCGGCCGGTATCATCGGAGTCATAATTCCGCCAAGTATCCTCTTTGTTTCATACGGGGTATCGCTGGGCGTTTCTATCGGCAAGCTTTTTGTCGCCGGCGTCATCCCAGGCATCATCATGGGGCTTTCGCTTATGGTGCTCTGTTACTTTATATGCAGGGCAAGAGGATGGAAAAGCCATATAGAACGCGTTCCCGGAGGGCTTAGGAAATCGTTGAAGAATTCCATTTGGGGTCTGATGATGCCGATCATAATTCTTGGCGGAATTTATGGAGGCCTATTCACTCCTACGGAATCTGCGGCGGTCGCCTGTGTCTATAGCCTCTTCGTCGGTTTTGTAATATATAAAGAACTGTCTATAAAGAATGTCTATATAAGTTTTTACGAAGCCGGAACGACGTCGGCCATGGTGTTGCTTATTATCGCCACCGCTACCGCGATGGGATGGATAATGACGACCGAGCAGATACCGCTGAAAGTTGCGGAGGGGCTTTCGAGCCTGGCTAACAACAAATATTCGCTGCTTATGTTCTTGAATATTATGCTGCTCATCACAGGCTGCCTGATGGAACCAAACGCCGCCATAATAATACTTGGTCCAATATTCCTTCCGCTGCTTCAGCAGGCCAATATCGACCTCATCCACTTCGGGGTGGTCATGGTAGTAAATATGGCAATTGGTATGCTGACGCCGCCGCTCGGAGTGAACCTGTTCGTCGCTCAAAGCCTGCAAAAAGACACCACGGTAAAATCAATAATATTCGCCGTCAGCCCGATGATAGTGGTCCTTCTCTTGGATTTGCTGCTAGTTACCTATCTGCCAGTTCTATCTACGGTGCTGCTTAAGTATGTCAATGTATAA
- a CDS encoding GntR family transcriptional regulator: protein MINTDINLSNLIYQQIKNDIIEMRRFPGTFVLERQLADEFATSRTPVREALKRLMQEGWLIGDDRCRSKVSELTETRCNEVFAVRSMIENYALSCTFIRGDCRVLAGKLDVEIKNMEKLKTRSIEFVKTDLRFHTTIIDHLGNSVLSKIWQSISDEITRISIFAMDEERRPDIILKEHYSIMQALWNENPTELISLDRHMNLIMDGLMRTLKIKQGAL from the coding sequence ATGATAAATACCGATATTAATTTGTCTAACTTAATCTATCAACAGATAAAAAACGATATTATTGAAATGCGTCGTTTCCCGGGGACGTTTGTTCTTGAAAGACAGTTGGCCGATGAGTTTGCGACCTCACGTACCCCGGTACGTGAGGCCTTAAAAAGATTGATGCAGGAGGGCTGGCTTATTGGCGACGACAGATGCCGTTCAAAGGTGAGCGAGCTTACGGAGACACGCTGCAACGAAGTCTTTGCCGTCAGAAGCATGATAGAAAATTATGCTTTGAGCTGTACCTTTATCCGCGGAGATTGCAGGGTGCTGGCCGGTAAACTGGATGTAGAAATAAAGAACATGGAGAAACTTAAAACGCGATCCATAGAGTTTGTAAAAACGGACCTCCGTTTCCACACGACGATCATCGACCATCTCGGCAATTCTGTGTTATCAAAAATATGGCAAAGCATCTCAGACGAGATAACAAGGATCTCAATTTTTGCTATGGACGAAGAGCGGCGTCCCGATATCATTCTCAAAGAGCATTATTCAATCATGCAGGCGCTGTGGAATGAAAATCCCACTGAGCTCATATCGCTTGACCGCCACATGAACCTCATAATGGACGGACTGATGAGAACGCTGAAGATCAAGCAAGGGGCCTTGTAA
- a CDS encoding TRAP transporter small permease → MLLRKIENLMTKAEEYIVALLLFVLTMAIFVSVLERFVFHFGITWIEEFARYLSVWAAFIGSALAVTKGAHIGIEAFVQILPEPIRKIEDLAVNLVGMAFAITVTVIGTKFLFKLSSTGQLSPALGIPISWAYAAVPVGCGLMALHYFFKFVLGISEICKNGKEAVE, encoded by the coding sequence ATGTTATTAAGAAAAATAGAGAACTTGATGACAAAGGCGGAAGAATATATAGTTGCCCTCCTTCTGTTTGTTTTAACGATGGCGATTTTTGTATCGGTATTGGAACGATTTGTATTTCATTTTGGCATCACATGGATAGAGGAATTCGCCAGATATCTGAGCGTATGGGCGGCGTTCATAGGTTCGGCGCTGGCTGTCACGAAAGGCGCGCATATCGGGATAGAGGCTTTTGTTCAAATACTGCCTGAGCCTATTCGAAAAATCGAAGATCTCGCCGTAAATCTGGTAGGTATGGCCTTTGCAATAACGGTAACCGTCATCGGCACAAAATTTCTCTTCAAACTTTCCTCAACAGGCCAGCTTTCGCCTGCTCTCGGCATCCCGATCTCATGGGCTTATGCCGCGGTTCCTGTAGGATGCGGATTGATGGCCCTTCACTATTTCTTCAAGTTTGTTTTGGGGATCTCGGAAATTTGCAAAAATGGAAAGGAGGCCGTTGAATAA
- a CDS encoding amidohydrolase family protein, which yields MKIIDSHVHIYPSFLEDRREAIAAREPWFDLLSASRVHKWGTAEQLVEAMDEAGISSSCVTSFAFLDQGLCREMNDYVLEAARRFPGRVIPLAVVSPTRPGAAREAERAFDLGAVGLGELFPDGQRFDLQDEAALRQICGLCVERGKRLMIHTAEQAGHQYPGKGAYGAREAAAFCRNFPQAAVTFAHFGGGLWAFESMPEMRLLLQNASYDTAAWPWLYDAKVINAIFAIGAGDKVMFGSDWPILSFSRYKKLLDESALSNEQQNTLLEGCASRLYRGR from the coding sequence ATGAAGATAATTGATTCTCATGTGCATATATATCCTTCGTTTTTGGAAGACAGGCGTGAGGCGATAGCTGCGCGGGAACCGTGGTTTGATTTGCTCTCCGCCTCCCGCGTACATAAATGGGGAACGGCGGAGCAGCTTGTCGAGGCGATGGACGAGGCGGGCATATCTTCATCCTGCGTCACCTCGTTCGCTTTTTTGGATCAGGGGCTTTGCCGCGAGATGAACGATTACGTGCTGGAGGCGGCAAGGCGCTTTCCGGGGCGCGTCATCCCGCTTGCCGTCGTTTCTCCGACGCGGCCTGGAGCGGCCCGTGAGGCGGAGCGCGCCTTTGATTTGGGGGCGGTCGGGCTTGGCGAACTTTTCCCCGACGGACAGCGCTTTGACCTGCAAGACGAGGCGGCGCTTCGTCAAATATGCGGACTCTGCGTTGAACGCGGCAAGCGCCTGATGATACACACGGCGGAGCAGGCTGGGCATCAGTATCCTGGCAAGGGCGCCTACGGCGCGCGCGAGGCGGCGGCCTTCTGCCGCAACTTCCCGCAGGCCGCGGTCACCTTCGCGCACTTTGGAGGCGGACTCTGGGCATTTGAGTCGATGCCCGAGATGCGTCTGCTGCTTCAAAACGCAAGCTACGACACCGCCGCGTGGCCGTGGCTTTATGACGCGAAGGTGATCAATGCGATTTTTGCAATAGGCGCGGGAGATAAGGTAATGTTCGGCTCCGACTGGCCTATACTTTCCTTTTCGCGATATAAAAAGCTGCTTGACGAAAGCGCGCTTTCAAACGAACAGCAAAACACGCTGCTTGAAGGCTGCGCAAGCCGGCTTTACCGCGGGAGATAG
- the rplK gene encoding 50S ribosomal protein L11 — MAKKVIGELKLQLPAGKATPAPPVGPALGQRGINIMEFVKAFNAKTADQVGMIIPVVITVYADRSFTFILKTPPASVLIKKAAGKDKGSAVPNKDKVGKLSKKQVQDIAALKMPDLNANDIEAAMKMIEGTARSMGIEITR; from the coding sequence ATGGCTAAAAAGGTTATTGGGGAGCTCAAGCTTCAGCTTCCCGCAGGAAAAGCCACGCCCGCACCGCCGGTAGGACCGGCGCTCGGACAGCGCGGCATCAACATCATGGAATTCGTCAAGGCGTTCAACGCCAAGACGGCCGATCAGGTTGGAATGATAATCCCAGTCGTCATCACAGTATATGCCGACCGCAGCTTCACATTCATCCTGAAGACCCCGCCCGCAAGCGTCCTCATCAAAAAGGCCGCAGGCAAGGACAAGGGTTCCGCAGTCCCCAACAAGGACAAAGTCGGCAAGCTCTCCAAGAAACAGGTACAGGATATAGCGGCTCTTAAGATGCCCGACCTGAACGCAAACGACATCGAAGCGGCAATGAAGATGATCGAAGGCACCGCGCGTTCAATGGGTATCGAAATAACGCGCTAG
- a CDS encoding C-terminal binding protein, with the protein MTKYSVAIYSMFNREKDCEMEKPILLPEGFVITVIDELDKEGLWEILPTIDALLIANNNLSEDELMRMKNCKIISRQGIGLDNIPLKKAEELGITVCNVPDCSTPEVAEHTTALMMSVARRVPFYNDKIKYEREWNHRSFTIRPLRELSVFLVGFGKIARLIASQIKPHFGEIIAYDPYADAKLAETLGVRLVSSLEEGLKTGDIVSLHLPLTKDSYHMINKDTLKLMKSDAFLLNLARGPHVDRDDLNEALNNGIIAGAALDVIEDELNVERGDFSHPLFSNKKVVFTPHAGWYSTGSNRKARTVAAQEIIDFKHGVPPVGLSNHPAAPRKFEEN; encoded by the coding sequence ATGACAAAATATTCTGTTGCGATCTATAGTATGTTCAATCGCGAAAAAGACTGTGAAATGGAAAAGCCAATTTTGTTGCCGGAGGGTTTTGTGATAACGGTAATTGACGAATTGGATAAAGAGGGGCTCTGGGAAATACTTCCCACAATAGATGCTTTGCTGATAGCAAACAATAACCTTTCTGAAGATGAATTGATGCGGATGAAAAACTGCAAAATAATTTCCAGGCAGGGAATCGGGCTTGACAACATTCCGCTGAAAAAGGCGGAAGAACTTGGAATCACCGTCTGTAATGTCCCAGACTGCAGCACCCCGGAAGTAGCGGAGCATACGACGGCGTTAATGATGTCCGTCGCACGCAGAGTCCCTTTCTACAACGATAAAATAAAATACGAGAGAGAGTGGAACCATCGCAGCTTCACCATTCGTCCGCTTAGGGAGCTTTCGGTATTTCTTGTCGGCTTTGGTAAGATAGCGCGTCTTATCGCTTCGCAGATAAAGCCGCATTTTGGCGAAATCATCGCCTATGACCCTTACGCGGACGCGAAGCTTGCTGAAACTTTGGGAGTACGGCTTGTATCAAGCCTTGAAGAGGGATTGAAGACGGGCGATATCGTCAGCCTGCACTTGCCGCTTACCAAAGATTCTTACCATATGATAAATAAAGATACCCTAAAGTTGATGAAATCTGACGCGTTCTTGCTAAATCTCGCAAGAGGACCGCACGTTGACAGAGATGACCTTAACGAGGCGTTAAATAATGGTATAATTGCAGGCGCAGCCCTTGATGTAATAGAAGATGAGCTTAATGTTGAAAGAGGAGACTTCTCACATCCTCTGTTCAGTAATAAAAAGGTCGTATTTACTCCTCACGCCGGATGGTACAGCACCGGTTCCAATAGAAAAGCTCGTACCGTGGCCGCGCAGGAGATAATTGATTTTAAACACGGAGTTCCTCCGGTAGGACTGTCTAATCATCCTGCGGCGCCCAGAAAGTTTGAAGAGAATTAA
- a CDS encoding carbon-nitrogen hydrolase family protein: MNESRKQNVVRVGVVQLAPVLMDAEACLEKAMRFIKEAAEKGCELVMFPEAYIPCYPKAITFGSVIGWRSPAGRRDWRRYYENSVEVGGPIFEALREAAGKYKIHLAMGCIEREAGHGTLYCTMLFFGPDGEYLGRHRKLKPTAGERVVWGEGDASDLTVVQAPFGRYGAVICWENYMPLLRTAMYSKGIEIYMAPTADYRESWLCTARHIAREGGCFVLTANLCYKLSDYSPEIETVVPEAEIPAGIINEAGSVTNGGSAIISPFGEYLAGPIYDTEEILVADLDMNMLAEARIDFDPVGHYARPDIFKLFVNETPLNHVEFYSEKSE; the protein is encoded by the coding sequence ATGAATGAAAGCAGAAAACAAAATGTCGTGCGAGTCGGAGTCGTGCAGCTTGCTCCTGTTTTAATGGACGCAGAGGCCTGTCTTGAGAAAGCGATGCGCTTTATCAAGGAAGCTGCGGAAAAAGGCTGCGAGCTGGTCATGTTTCCAGAAGCGTACATCCCCTGTTATCCAAAAGCCATCACCTTTGGCTCCGTTATCGGTTGGAGATCTCCAGCCGGCCGGAGAGACTGGAGACGGTATTACGAAAATTCTGTAGAGGTGGGCGGCCCCATCTTCGAAGCCTTAAGGGAGGCCGCCGGCAAATATAAGATACATCTTGCTATGGGCTGTATAGAAAGGGAAGCGGGGCATGGAACTCTATATTGCACGATGCTTTTCTTTGGTCCGGATGGAGAGTACCTCGGCCGTCACCGCAAACTTAAGCCGACAGCGGGAGAACGGGTCGTATGGGGCGAAGGTGACGCAAGCGACCTCACCGTCGTCCAGGCGCCGTTTGGAAGATATGGCGCCGTTATATGCTGGGAAAATTATATGCCCCTTCTGCGCACCGCCATGTATAGCAAAGGGATAGAGATTTATATGGCTCCGACCGCCGATTACAGAGAATCATGGCTTTGCACCGCAAGACATATAGCCCGAGAGGGAGGATGCTTTGTCCTTACGGCAAACCTTTGCTATAAATTAAGCGACTATTCTCCGGAGATAGAAACGGTCGTACCGGAAGCTGAAATTCCTGCCGGCATCATCAATGAGGCGGGATCCGTCACCAACGGCGGGAGCGCCATCATCAGCCCCTTTGGCGAGTACCTCGCCGGCCCTATTTATGACACGGAAGAAATACTGGTAGCCGATTTGGATATGAACATGCTGGCGGAGGCCCGCATTGATTTTGACCCGGTGGGGCATTACGCACGCCCTGATATTTTTAAACTTTTCGTCAATGAAACACCATTGAACCATGTTGAGTTTTACAGTGAAAAATCCGAATAA
- the rplL gene encoding 50S ribosomal protein L7/L12, whose translation MTREELIQAISEMSVLELSELVKDLEEKFGVSAAAPAMMMAAPAAGAAAAPAEEEKTEFDVVLTDHGANKISVIKVVRELTGLGLKEAKDMVDGAPKTIKEAVAKDEAEEMKKKLEEAGAKVELK comes from the coding sequence ATGACACGTGAAGAACTTATCCAGGCAATCAGCGAAATGTCCGTACTTGAGCTTTCAGAGCTCGTGAAGGATCTCGAAGAGAAATTCGGCGTATCAGCAGCAGCTCCCGCAATGATGATGGCGGCTCCCGCAGCCGGCGCAGCGGCAGCTCCCGCAGAAGAAGAGAAGACAGAGTTTGACGTAGTCCTCACCGACCACGGCGCAAACAAGATCTCCGTCATCAAAGTCGTCCGCGAACTTACAGGTCTCGGCCTGAAGGAAGCCAAGGACATGGTCGACGGCGCCCCCAAGACAATCAAAGAAGCCGTTGCCAAGGACGAAGCCGAAGAGATGAAGAAGAAGCTCGAAGAAGCCGGCGCAAAGGTCGAACTGAAGTAA